From the Pseudomonas sp. VD-NE ins genome, the window TCGACAGGTCGGCGTATTTCACCGCGCCGATGCCGACGACTTTGGCGATGTTGCGCAGTTCGTCTTCGGCCAGTTCCGGGTTCTTTTCTTTGACCAGGTTGTAGGCACGTTCCTGCGCTTCGGTCAGCAGGTCGATCAGCTTCACGGTGCCGCCGTCACGGGTCTTGAACGGACGGCCGTCGGCGCCGTTCATGGTGCCGAAGCCCATGTGCTCCATTTCCATCGGATGGGTGACGAAGCCGGCCTTGCGCGCCACGGCGAACACTTGCTGGAAGTGCAGGGCCTGACGCTGGTCGACGAAGTACAGCGCGCGATCGGCTTTCAGCTTGCCACTGCGGTAGCGCACGGCGGCGAGGTCAGTGGTGGCGTACAGGTAGCCGCCGTCAGCCTTGACGATGATTACCGGCAGTGGATCGCCGTCGGCGTTCTTGAACTCGTCGAGGAACACGCACTGTGCGCCGTTGCTCTCGACCAGCATGCCGGCCGCTTTCAGGTCGTTGACCACATTGATCAGGTCGTCGTTGTAGGCGCTTTCGCCCATCACGTCGGCCATGGTCAGTTTGACGTTGAGCAGTTCGTAGATCTTCTGGCAGTGCGACAGCGAGATGTCCTTGAACTTGGTCCACAGCGCCAGGCACTCGGCGTCGCCGGCCTGCAGCTTGACCACCAGACCACGGGCGCGGTCGGCAAACTCTGCGGATTCGTCGAAACGCTGCTTGGCGGCGCGGTAGAAGTTCTCCAGGTCAGACAGCTCATCGCTGGTGATCGGGTTTTCTTGCAAGTAGGCCATCAGCATGCCGAACTGGGTGCCCCAGTCGCCGACGTGGTTCTGACGGATCACTTCGTCGCCAAGGAATTCGAGTACGCGGGCCACGCCGTCACCAATGATGGTCGAGCGCAAATGGCCGACGTGCATCTCCTTGGCCAGGTTCGGCGCCGACAGATCGACCACGGTGCGTTGCGCCGGACCGGCCTTGCGTACGCCAACATGGACGTCCGCCAGTGCAGCGTCGAGACGCGAGGCCAGCGCCTGGGTGTTCTGGAAGAAGTTGATGAAGCCCGGGCCAGCGATTTCGGCCTTGGTGACGTTCTCGTCGGCCGGCAGCGCGGCGATGATTTTTTCCGCCAGATCGCGCGGCTTCATGCCCGCAGGCTTGGCCAGCATCATCGCGATGTTGCTGGCGAAGTCGCCGTGGGTCTTGTCGCGGGCGTTCTCCACCTGGATCGCCGGCGACAGGCCTTCAGGCAACACACCTTCGTTGACGAGTTGGGTGAGGGCTTGTTGGATCAGCTGGCGAATGGTGTCTTTCATGGTCTTCTCTTTCGACCGCAAGCGCGGCGGGCGCATCGATGCGCGGGTGGAAAAACTGGGCATTATCCGTTGCGAAGACGGGCTTGCCAACCTTAGCAGGCAGGATGTGGATATGTGGTGACATTAAAAGCAAAAGATCACAGCCTGCGGCAGCTCCTACACGGGGATCCGGGTTTTCCTGTAGGAGCTGCCGAAGGCTGCGATCTTTTGATCTTCAATACAAATCGACGGGATCGACATCCAGGGACCAGCGCACCGCCCGCCCACTCGGCATTTGCTCCAGCACCAGCAACCAACTGGCCAGCAACCGATGCAGCGGCGCCCGCGCCGTCGCCTGCAACAACAACTGCGCGCGATAGCGCCCGGCGCGGCGTTCCATCGGTGCCGGCACTGGCCCGAGCAATTCGATGCCGGTCAAATTTTGCTCAGCCAGCAACCGTTCAGCCTCGCTGCACGCTTCATCGAGAAAACCTTCAGCTTGCCCCGGCTTGTGCGCTTCGGCACGCAGCAGCGCCAGGTGCGCAAACGGCGGCAGCCCGGCGGCCCGGCGCTCGCTCAAGGCTTGCTCGGCGAAGGCGAAATAACCTTGCTCGGTCAGTTGTACCAATAAAGGATGGTCGGCGAGGTGCGTCTGAATAATCACCTTGCCCGGCTCTTCCGCTCGCCCGGCGCGCCCGGCCACTTGAACGATCAACTGCGCCATGCGCTCGCTGGCGCGGAAGTCACCGGAGAACAGCCCGCCGTCGGCATCCAGAATCGACACCAGCGTCACCCGTGGAAAATGGTGACCCTTGGCCAACATCTGCGTGCCGACCAGAATGCACGGCTGGCCCTTCTGAATCGTCGCGAACAGCTGATTCATCGCGTCTTTGCGCGAAGTACTGTCACGGTCGACGCGCAGCACCGGATAGTCGGGAAACAGAATCGCCAGACGTTCTTCCGCGCGCTCGGTGCCGGCGCCCACCGGTCGCAAATCGACCTTGTTGCACTTCGGGCACTGGCGCGGCGTGCGCTCGACGTAGCCGCAGTGGTGGCAGCGCAGTTCACCGTAACGCTGGTGCACGGTCATCCGCGCATCGCAGCGCGAACATTCGGACATCCAGCCGCAATCGTGGCACAGCAACGTCGGCGCGAAACCGCGACGGTTGAGGAACACCAGCACCTGTTGGCCATTGGCGAGGGTCTGGCCGATGGCTTGTTGCATCGGCCCGGAAATCCCGCTGTCCAGCGGACGACTTTTTACATCGAGGCGTAGGAAACGTGGCTGCTTTGCGCCACCGGCACGCTCATTCAGGCGAAGGAGGCCGTAACGACCGGTGTAGGCGTTGTGCAGGCTTTCCAGCGATGGCGTGGCGGAACCGAGGACGATCGGAATGTTTTCCTGCCGCGCTCGCACCAGCGCCAGATCACGGGCGTGGTAGCGCAAACCTTCTTGCTGTTTATAAGAGCCGTCGTGTTCTTCATCGATGATGATCAGCCCGGGATTTTTCATCGGTGTGAACAGCGCCGAACGCGTGCCGATAATAATGTCGGCTTCGCCATCGCGTGCCGCGAGCCAAGCGTCCAGGCGCTCGCGGTCATTGACCGCCGAATGCAGCAGGGCGATGCGCGCATTGAAGCGCTGCTCGAAGCGCGCCAGGGTCTGCGGGCCGAGGTTGATTTCCGGGATCAGCACCAGCGCCTGTTTACCGGCCTCGAGGGTTTCGCGGATCAGTTGCAAATAGACTTCGGTCTTGCCGCTGCCGGTGACCCCGGCCAGCAGGAACGCATGATAGCTGTCGAACCCGGCGCGGATCGCCTCGTAGGCAGCGCGTTGCTCGGCGTTGAGCGGCAATTCCGGTTGCGCCAGCCAGTGTTCGTGACGCGCGCCCGGTGCGTGGCGGCGGATTTCCACCTGCACCAGATTTTTCGCCAGCAACAGATCGAGGCTGTCCTTGCTGAGCATCAGTTTGCTCAGCAACTGATGGGCGACGCCATGCGGGTGCTGGGCCAGCGTCGCGAGTGCTTCGCGCTGGCGCGGGGCGCGGGCGATGCGCGGATCATCAAGGCTGGCGCCGGGTGTGATCGACCAGAAACGCTCCTGCCGGGCCTCGGCCAGTTCGCCTTGGCGCAGCAGTACTGGCAGCGCCCAGCTCAAGGTGTCGCCGAGGCTGTGCTGATAATACTGCGACGTCCACAGGCACAGCTTGAACAGCGCTGGTGGCAGCGGCGCTGTGGCATCGAGCAGGGCCAGCGCCGGTTTGAGTTTCTCCACCGGCACTTCACTGGTGTCAGTGACCTCGACCAGAATCCCGATCATCTCGCGCCGACCGAACGGCACCCGCAGGCGCATGCCCGGCTGCAATTGTTCACGCAGCACGCCGGCCGGGGCTCGATAGTCGAACAGGCGGCGCAAGGGTGAAGGCAGGGCTAGGCGCAGAATGGCGTCGGGCACGCGGGGGGATCTCTATAAACGCAAAAGAAGGGTTGAGCGCAGATCAATTGTGGGAGCGAGCTTGCTCGCGAAGGCGGTGTATCAGGCGCTTAAAGACTGACTGACACAACGCATTCGCGAGCAAGATCGCTTCCACAGGGGAATGCGTTCAAGGCCGGGAGCCTAGCAGACGGTCGGTCTCGGTGACAGCTTGCGTGTTTGAAAAGGTCTGGTAGAATCCGTGGCCTAATTACGTGCGGTATTCAACAATAGTGTTGGGTGGCGGCACGCTAGCTGAGGAAGACACCATGAAAGCTGATATCCACCCGAATTACCCAGTCATCGCTGTTACCTGCAGCTGTGGCAACAAGTTCGAAACTCGTTCGACTTTCGGCAAAGCTCTGCCAATCGACGTTTGCAACGAATGCCACCCGTTCTACACCGGTAAGCAGAAGACTCTGGACACTGGCGGCCGCGTTCAGCGCTTCGCAGACCGTTTCGGTGCTTTCGGCAAGAAACCTGCTGCTGCAGAGTAAGGTTGAAGGGCCCGGTGGGCTTTTCCTCGTTGCTGAAAAAGGCGTCCCTCGCGGGCGCCTTTTTTGTGTCTGCGATTTGGCTAACCGGCGCGCAGGCCTTCTGCCCGGCGCCTGTGGGACTGGCCAGCGTCACGGTGCAGCGCGTGGTCGATGGCGACACGCTGCGCCTGAGCGATGGTCGCAGCGTACGGATGATCGGCCTCAACACGCCTGAGTTGGGCAAGCAGGGCCGCAGCGACGAACCGTTTGCAGTAGCGGCACGCAAACGCCTGCAAGCGCTGGTCGATGCCAGTGGCGGTCGCGTCGGTTTGCAGCCCGGCAAGCAAGCCAAAGATCATTACGGGCGTACGCTCGCACATATTTACAGCGCCAGCGGCGCCAATCTCGAAGCGCAAATGCTCGCCGATGGCCTGGGTTTCCAGGTCGCCGTTGCGCCGAATGTCGATCTTGTTGCCTGCCAGCAAGCCGCCGAACGCAGTGCGCGAAAGGCCGGGCTGGGCCTCTGGCGGCAGTCGCCTGTACTGAAAGCGGAGCAGATCCAGCGCTCGGGTTTCGCCGTGATCAGTGGGCGTGTGAGCAAGGTTCAGCGCAATCGTGGCGGAATCTGGATCGAGTTGCAGGATGCGCTTGTATTGCGCGTTGCACCCAATCTGGTCGGACAATTCGACAATGCTCGTTTGCAGGCCCTGAAAGGCAAGCAGATCGAGGCTCGCGGCTGGATCGTTGATCGTTCCCGGCGCGGTGGATTGCAATCCGGTCAGTCGCGCTGGCTACTTCCATTGACGGATCCTTCAATGTTGCAAACGCCGCGCTGAAGAAAAATTGTAGACATTTTTTCTGTCGATTGTGAACAGTCCAGCCCTTGTGCGCCGTGGCTCTTGGCCCAAAGTCGTAGGGCAGGGCGCTTGACAGGGGTGACCGCTCAGTCTTGTGGGGACTTTGCGAGGCGCGTATCCTCGCTGACCAGTCTGTCCAACAGTAAAAAGCGGAATGCCAAAATGTCTGATCTGAAAACTGCCGCTCTCGAATATCATGCCAATCCTCGTCCAGGGAAGCTGAGTGTCGAGCTCACCAAGGCCACTGCTACCGCTCGCGACTTGTCGCTGGCCTACAGCCCCGGCGTAGCTGAACCAGTGCGTGAGATCGCTCGCGATCCTGAACTGGCCTACAAATACACCGGCAAGGGCAACCTGGTTGCAGTCATTTCCGATGGCACCGCGATTCTCGGCCTGGGCAACCTCGGCCCATTGGCTTCCAAGCCAGTGATGGAAGGTAAAGGCGTACTGTTCAAGCGCTTCGCCGGCATCGACGTTTTCGACATCGAAGTCGACTCCGAAAGCCCGCAAGCCTTCATCGACACCGTAAAACGCATCTCCATCACCTTCGGTGGCATCAACCTGGAAGACATCAAGGCACCAGAGTGCTTTGAGATCGAGCGCGCTCTGATCGAGCAGTGCGACATTCCGGTATTCCACGATGACCAGCACGGCACCGCGATCGTGACCGCTGCGGGCATGATCAACGCCCTGGAAATCGCTGGCAAAACCCTGCCGGAAGCCAAGATTGTTTGCCTGGGCGCCGGCGCTGCCGCCATCTCCTGCATGAAATTGCTGGTGAGCATGGGCGCTCGCATCGAAAACATCTTCATGGTTGACCGTACCGGCGTGATCCACTCCGGCCGTGACGACCTGAACCAGTACAAAGCAGTATTCGCTCACGCCACTGACAAGCGCAGCCTGGCTGACGCACTGGCAGGCGCTGACGTGTTCGTCGGTCTGTCCGGCCCGAACCTGCTGAGCGCTGAAGGCCTGCTGTCGATGGCGGCCAACCCGATCGTGTTCGCCTGCTCGAACCCGGACCCGGAAATCTCCCCGGAGCTGGCGCACGCTACCCGTAGCGACGTGATCATGGCCACCGGCCGTTCGGACTACCCGAACCAGGTCAACAACGTACTGGGCTTCCCGTTCATCTTCCGTGGTGCCCTGGACGTTCGCGCCAAGCGCATCAACGAAGAGATGAAAGTGGCTGCCGCCAACGCCCTGCGTGAACTGGCCAAACTGCCTGTTCCACAGGACGTGTGCGATGCCTACGGCGGTGCTCCGCTGGAATTCGGCCGTGAGTACATCATTCCGAAGCCAATGGACAAGCGCCTGATCACCCTGATCTCCGACGCTGTGGCCAAAGCCGCGATCGAGACCGGTGTGGCGACCCTGCCGTATCCGAAGAACTACCCGCTGAAAAGCGTGGATGACGTGTTCAACGGCTAAGTCGTTGTAGCGCTTCAACCGAAAGCCCCGGCTCGTGAGAGTCGGGGCTTTTTTGTTTCTGGGAGTTCTCAGGATCGCATTTCATATCAACAAGGGCCCTCACCCTAACCCTCTCCCAGGGGGAGAGGGGACTGATTGGGGGATGTTCGGGAGTTACGCCGACCTGAACGTATTGTTTTGAATCCATAATCGACACAGCTCTCTCAGGTCGATGTAGAGCGCTAGACAACTCGGTCAGTCCCCTCTCCCTTTGGGAGAGGGCTAGGGTGAGGGGCTCTTGATCTTCAGGCAATAAAAAGCCCCGCACTTCAATCGAAGGCGGGGCTTTTCAGTGTCAGCGGATCAGAACAAATCGATCGGCGCCTGCTCATCCGCCGGCAACGGGCTGCCCGGCGCAGTGCCATTGCCCAGCTCATTCACCGACGGCGGCGTGTCTTCAGACTTGAACAGCTCGAAATACGCGCCTGGCGTGCTCGGCGTCGCCGCTCGGCCACTGACCGGGTCCACGCGCAGGCTCAGCAAACCTTCCGGCTCAGGCTGCACGTGCGGCGGCTTGTCCTTCAGTGCAGCCGACATGTAGTTCATCCAGATCGGCAGCGCCACAGTACCGCCGAATTCACGACGACCGAGGCTTTCCGGCTGGTCGAAGCCAGTCCACACCGTGGTCACGTAGTCGGCGTTGTAACCGGAGAACCACGCATCTTTCGATTCATTGGTGGTACCGGTTTTACCGGCGATATCGCTGCGGCCCATGGCCAGCGCGCGACGGCCGGTGCCGAGCTTGATCACGTCCTGCAACATGCTGTTGAGGATGTACGTGGTGCGGCCGTCGACAATTCGCTCGGCCACGGCTGGTGCCTGCGGCTCGGCCGCGCTGCCCGGCACTTCGCCCGCAACAGGTGTGGCGTTGACCGTAAACGAATCGGTGTGCGGCGCCGCGATACCGTCCGTCGCCGAACCACCCTGCGGCACGGTCGGCGGATTGGCGACGAACAGCGTGTCGCCATTACGGCTTTCGATCTTGTCGATGATGTACGGGGTGATCTTGTAACCGCCGTTGGCGAACGTACTCC encodes:
- the argS gene encoding arginine--tRNA ligase, whose product is MKDTIRQLIQQALTQLVNEGVLPEGLSPAIQVENARDKTHGDFASNIAMMLAKPAGMKPRDLAEKIIAALPADENVTKAEIAGPGFINFFQNTQALASRLDAALADVHVGVRKAGPAQRTVVDLSAPNLAKEMHVGHLRSTIIGDGVARVLEFLGDEVIRQNHVGDWGTQFGMLMAYLQENPITSDELSDLENFYRAAKQRFDESAEFADRARGLVVKLQAGDAECLALWTKFKDISLSHCQKIYELLNVKLTMADVMGESAYNDDLINVVNDLKAAGMLVESNGAQCVFLDEFKNADGDPLPVIIVKADGGYLYATTDLAAVRYRSGKLKADRALYFVDQRQALHFQQVFAVARKAGFVTHPMEMEHMGFGTMNGADGRPFKTRDGGTVKLIDLLTEAQERAYNLVKEKNPELAEDELRNIAKVVGIGAVKYADLSKHRTSDYSFNFDLMLNFEGNTAPYLLYAYTRVAGVFRKLGKDFSEVDGQIVLEAEHELELAAKLAQFGEVLNNVSDKGTPHILCTYLYDVAGLFSSFYENCPILAAETPAQMQSRLRLAALTGRTLKQGLELLGLETLERM
- a CDS encoding primosomal protein N' — its product is MPDAILRLALPSPLRRLFDYRAPAGVLREQLQPGMRLRVPFGRREMIGILVEVTDTSEVPVEKLKPALALLDATAPLPPALFKLCLWTSQYYQHSLGDTLSWALPVLLRQGELAEARQERFWSITPGASLDDPRIARAPRQREALATLAQHPHGVAHQLLSKLMLSKDSLDLLLAKNLVQVEIRRHAPGARHEHWLAQPELPLNAEQRAAYEAIRAGFDSYHAFLLAGVTGSGKTEVYLQLIRETLEAGKQALVLIPEINLGPQTLARFEQRFNARIALLHSAVNDRERLDAWLAARDGEADIIIGTRSALFTPMKNPGLIIIDEEHDGSYKQQEGLRYHARDLALVRARQENIPIVLGSATPSLESLHNAYTGRYGLLRLNERAGGAKQPRFLRLDVKSRPLDSGISGPMQQAIGQTLANGQQVLVFLNRRGFAPTLLCHDCGWMSECSRCDARMTVHQRYGELRCHHCGYVERTPRQCPKCNKVDLRPVGAGTERAEERLAILFPDYPVLRVDRDSTSRKDAMNQLFATIQKGQPCILVGTQMLAKGHHFPRVTLVSILDADGGLFSGDFRASERMAQLIVQVAGRAGRAEEPGKVIIQTHLADHPLLVQLTEQGYFAFAEQALSERRAAGLPPFAHLALLRAEAHKPGQAEGFLDEACSEAERLLAEQNLTGIELLGPVPAPMERRAGRYRAQLLLQATARAPLHRLLASWLLVLEQMPSGRAVRWSLDVDPVDLY
- the rpmE gene encoding 50S ribosomal protein L31 — its product is MKADIHPNYPVIAVTCSCGNKFETRSTFGKALPIDVCNECHPFYTGKQKTLDTGGRVQRFADRFGAFGKKPAAAE
- a CDS encoding thermonuclease family protein, producing the protein MGFSSLLKKASLAGAFFVSAIWLTGAQAFCPAPVGLASVTVQRVVDGDTLRLSDGRSVRMIGLNTPELGKQGRSDEPFAVAARKRLQALVDASGGRVGLQPGKQAKDHYGRTLAHIYSASGANLEAQMLADGLGFQVAVAPNVDLVACQQAAERSARKAGLGLWRQSPVLKAEQIQRSGFAVISGRVSKVQRNRGGIWIELQDALVLRVAPNLVGQFDNARLQALKGKQIEARGWIVDRSRRGGLQSGQSRWLLPLTDPSMLQTPR
- a CDS encoding malic enzyme-like NAD(P)-binding protein, which codes for MSDLKTAALEYHANPRPGKLSVELTKATATARDLSLAYSPGVAEPVREIARDPELAYKYTGKGNLVAVISDGTAILGLGNLGPLASKPVMEGKGVLFKRFAGIDVFDIEVDSESPQAFIDTVKRISITFGGINLEDIKAPECFEIERALIEQCDIPVFHDDQHGTAIVTAAGMINALEIAGKTLPEAKIVCLGAGAAAISCMKLLVSMGARIENIFMVDRTGVIHSGRDDLNQYKAVFAHATDKRSLADALAGADVFVGLSGPNLLSAEGLLSMAANPIVFACSNPDPEISPELAHATRSDVIMATGRSDYPNQVNNVLGFPFIFRGALDVRAKRINEEMKVAAANALRELAKLPVPQDVCDAYGGAPLEFGREYIIPKPMDKRLITLISDAVAKAAIETGVATLPYPKNYPLKSVDDVFNG